A genomic stretch from Oreochromis niloticus isolate F11D_XX linkage group LG11, O_niloticus_UMD_NMBU, whole genome shotgun sequence includes:
- the tomm40 gene encoding mitochondrial import receptor subunit TOM40 homolog, which yields MGSVLAAASPSPAPAVAGSGQGVPGLVSVPPGFTMPSVSSVPPAAGSDQPTADAQASLPNPGSYDECHRKCKEVFPLQMEGVRLVVNKGLSNHFQVSHTVTLSTLGDSGYRFGATYVGSKQTGPAESFPVMVGDMDNTGSLNAQVIHHLTTAVRSKIAIQTQQHKFVNWQCDMEYRGEDFTSAVTLGNPDVLVGSGILVAHYLQSITPALTLGGELVYHRRPGEEGAVTSLLGRYTGENYVATLTLGGAGVHATYYHKANDQLQVGVEFEASTRMQDTTTSFGYQLDLPKANLLFKGTVDSNWVVGATLEKKLLPLPLTLALGAFLNHRKNKFQCGFGVTIG from the exons ATGGGCAGTGTGTTGGCTGCCGCCTCCCCCAGTCCAGCCCCAGCTGTAGCTGGAAGTGGGCAAGGGGTGCCAGGCTTGGTGTCGGTCCCTCCTGGGTTCACTATGCCCTCAGTGTCTTCCGTCCCTCCAGCAGCTGGATCTGACCAGCCGACGGCAGATGCACAAGCCTCTCTCCCAAATCCAGGATCATATGACGAATGCCACCGCAAATGTAAAG AGGTGTTTCCGCTTCAGATGGAAGGGGTGCGGTTAGTGGTTAACAAAGGCTTGAGTAACCACTTCCAGGTCAGCCATACTGTTACCCTCAGCACCCTGGGTGATTCTGGTTATCGATTTGGTGCTACCTATGTAGGCAGTAAACAGACTGGGCCAGCAGAG TCATTCCCAGTGATGGTTGGAGATATGGACAACACCGGCAGTCTGAATGCGCAGGTCATCCACCATCTTACAACAGCTGTACGCTCCAAAATAGCCATACAG actcagcagcataagtttgtGAACTGGCAGTGTGACATGGAGTATCGAGGAGAGGACTTcacatctgctgtgacgctcggAAATCCAGATGTACTTGTTGGATCTG GCATTTTGGTGGCCCACTATCTTCAGTCTATTACGCCAGCACTGACTCTCGGTGGAGAGCTTGTGTATCACAGGAGACCAGGGGAGGAAGGAGCGGTCACCTCTCTCCTGGGCAGGTACACAG GTGAAAACTATGTTGCTACGTTGACTTTGGGAGGAGCAGGAGTTCATGCTACATACTATCACAAAGCCAATGATCAG TTGCAGGTAGGAGTTGAATTTGAAGCCAGCACGAGGATGCAAGACACCACAACATCCTTTGGTTACCAGTTGGACCTCCCCAAAGCAAACTTGCTCTTTAAAG GAACAGTTGACAGTAATTGGGTGGTTGGAGCAACCCTTGAGAAAAAGCTGTTGCCGCTGCCTCTCACACTGGCCCTCGGGGCTTTCCTCAACCACCGTAAGAACAAATTCCAGTGTGGCTTTGGTGTCACTATTGGCTAG